Proteins from a single region of Candidatus Dormiibacterota bacterium:
- a CDS encoding ribosomal-processing cysteine protease Prp: protein MLAVTFCRDSRNRLSSVFATGHAGFAEHGEDIVCAAVSAILQAARLGLEAHARVQLEASQSSGELRLVWPEAARDDAAVRAIVATAELSVEQIAAQYPTHVRFHRKTDPAA, encoded by the coding sequence ATGCTCGCCGTAACCTTTTGCAGAGACAGCCGTAACCGGCTGTCTTCTGTTTTTGCAACGGGCCACGCCGGGTTCGCCGAGCATGGCGAAGATATCGTCTGCGCCGCGGTTTCAGCCATCCTCCAAGCCGCCAGGCTCGGCCTCGAAGCCCACGCTCGCGTCCAGCTCGAGGCTTCCCAGAGCTCGGGCGAGCTACGCCTAGTGTGGCCGGAAGCGGCGCGCGACGACGCGGCGGTGCGGGCGATCGTAGCGACCGCCGAACTCTCGGTCGAGCAGATCGCTGCGCAGTATCCGACGCACGTCCGTTTTCATCGCAAAACCGACCCGGCCGCGTAA